Proteins from a genomic interval of Plodia interpunctella isolate USDA-ARS_2022_Savannah chromosome 20, ilPloInte3.2, whole genome shotgun sequence:
- the LOC128678541 gene encoding uncharacterized protein LOC128678541: MRYCVILCIFPINFLIILSVAAGKCLVPDELIPELYSKYREAVSSGGLRSYRRLLKENREYKIHVKKLKEVNGYKRHNLRIKEIARDGSPLSTFYINNPLESKMPNSFLTFSEFKDALTNRANQKRMSKKKITLKGTLKGKISKKNKNKDKNPLRSPEKLKAKSKRRAVKSKDIKNMKLIKHSRGKLYLRNKKFNYTNGYEHVTYFPHVESTKFKKTVDVTKRTSSRILAEKNSKNNIVKLPNIPLVGKKVHSSNVTTANATEKNVDAPTASSSASEVNLRNNDVPITTPATETPASGTDTTVRETDTTLSETQTTANDTETAATETETTVSETITTVSETETGAIETETTVSETETTTSETETTTAAADTETNVPLTDPPSTKRSTLARPLVFMGGNK; the protein is encoded by the exons ATGCGATACTGCGtgatattgtgtatttttccTATTAATTTTCTGATTATTTTAAGTGTTGCAGCCGGAAAATGCTTGGTGCCGGACGAATTGATACCAGAATTGTACTCCAAGTACAGGGAAGCCGTGAGCAGTG gTGGGTTACGGTCATACCGAAGATTGCTTAAAGAGAACagagaatataaaatacatgtcAAGAAGCTTAAAGAAGTTAATGGTTATAAAAGACATAACCTGAGAATCAAGGAAATAGCTAGAGATGGGTCGCCATTGAGTACATTCTACATCAACAATCCACTGGAATCTAAAATGCCCAACTCTTTTCTAACATTCAGCGAGTTTAAAGATGCCTTGACAAATAGAGCTAATCAGAAACGTAtgagtaagaaaaaaattacacttaaaGGTACACTTAAaggtaaaatatcaaaaaaaaataaaaataaagataaaaatccTTTAAGATCAccagaaaaattaaaagctaAATCAAAACGGCGAGCTGTGAAATCGAAggacattaaaaatatgaaattgataaaacattCTAGGGGAAAGCTGTATTTgagaaataagaaatttaattatacgaATGGATATGAACACGTTACATATTTTCCACATGTTGAGAGTACCAAATTTAAGAAAACTGTCGACGTTACAAAACGTACTTCAAGTAGGATTTTGGCAGAAAAgaattccaaaaataatatagtaaaactccCAAATATTCCACTGGTTGGAAAAAAAGTTCATAGTAGTAACGTGACCACTGCTAACGCtactgaaaaaaatgttgatgcACCGACGGCTTCATCAAGTGCATCAGAGGTTAACTTAAGAAATAATGATGTACCTATAACCACTCCTGCCACAGAAACTCCTGCAAGTGGGACAGATACTACTGTTAGAGAGACGGATACTACTTTAAGTGAGACACAAACTACTGCAAATGACACAGAAACTGCTGCAACTGAGACAGAAACAACTGTGAGTGAGACAATAACTACTGTAAGTGAGACAGAAACTGGTGCAATTGAGACAGAAACGACTGTGAGTGAGACAGAAACTACTACAAGTGAAACAGAAACAACGACCGCTGCTGCAGATACAGAAACGAACGTACCATTGACAGATCCACCTTCTACCAAGCGATCCACTTTAGCG aggCCTTTGGTTTTCATGGGAGGAAACAAGTAG